A genomic region of Ictidomys tridecemlineatus isolate mIctTri1 chromosome 10, mIctTri1.hap1, whole genome shotgun sequence contains the following coding sequences:
- the Kif5b gene encoding kinesin-1 heavy chain, with protein MADPAECNIKVMCRFRPLNESEVNRGDKYIAKFQGEDTVMIASKPYAFDRVFQSSTSQEQVYNDCAKKIVKDVLEGYNGTIFAYGQTSSGKTHTMEGKLHDPEGMGIIPRIVQDIFNYIYSMDENLEFHIKVSYFEIYLDKIRDLLDVSKTNLSVHEDKNRVPYVKGCTERFVCSPDEVMDTIDEGKSNRHVAVTNMNEHSSRSHSIFLINVKQENTQTEQKLSGKLYLVDLAGSEKVSKTGAEGAVLDEAKNINKSLSALGNVISALAEGSTYVPYRDSKMTRILQDSLGGNCRTTIVICCSPSSYNESETKSTLLFGQRAKTIKNTVCVNVELTAEQWKKKYEKEKEKNKTLRNTIQWLENELNRWRNGETVPVDEQFDKEKANLEAFAVDKDINITNDKPAATIGVTGTFTDGERRKCEEEIAKLYKQLDDKDEEINQQSQLVEKLKTQMLDQEELLASTRRDQDNMQAELNRLQAENDASKEEVKEVLQALEELAVNYDQKSQEVEDKTKEYELLSDELNQKSATLASIDAELQKLKEMTNHQKKRAAEMMASLLKDLAEIGIAVGNNDVKQPEGTGMIDEEFTVARLYISKMKSEVKTMVKRCKQLESTQTESNKKMEENEKELAACQLRISQHEAKIKSLTEYLQNVEQKKRQLEESVDCLSEELVQLRAQEKVHEMEKEHLNKVQTANEVKQAVEQQIQSHRETHQKQISSLRDEVEAKEKLITDLQDQNQKMMLEQERLRVEHEKLKATDQEKSRKLHELTVMQDRREQARQDLKGLEETVAKELQTLHNLRKLFVQDLATRVKKSAEIDSDDTGGSAAQKQKISFLENNLEQLTKVHKQLVRDNADLRCELPKLEKRLRATAERVKALESALKEAKENASRDRKRYQQEVDRIKEAVRSKNMARRGHSAQIAKPIRPGQHPAASPTHPSAIRGGGAFVQNSQPVAVRGGGGKQV; from the exons ATGGCGGACCCAGCCGAGTGCAACATCAAAGTAATGTGTCGCTTCAGACCTCTCAACGAGTCTGAGGTGAACCGCGGCGACAAGTATATCGCCAAGTTTCAGGGAGAAGACACGGTCATGATCGCG tcCAAACCTTATGCATTTGATCGGGTGTTCCAGTCAAGTACATCTCAAGAGCAAGTGTACAATGATTGTGCAAAGAAGATTGTTAAAG ATGTACTTGAAGGATATAATGGAACAATATTTGCATATGGACAAACATCCTCTGGGAAGACACACACAATGGAG GGTAAACTTCATGATCCAGAAGGTATGGGTATTATTCCAAGAATAGtacaagatatttttaattatatttactcCATGGATGAGAATTTGGAATTTCATATTAAG gtttcatattttgaaatatatttggaTAAGATAAGGGACCTACTAGATG tttcaaaGACCAACCTTTCAGTTCATGAAGACAAAAACAGAGTTCCCTACGTAAAg gGGTGCACAGAGCGTTTTGTATGTAGTCCAGATGAAGTTATGGATACCATAGATGAAGGAAAATCCAACAGACATGTAGCAGTTACAA atatgaATGAACATAGTTCTAGGAGTCACAGTATATTTCTTATTAATGTAAAACAAGAAAACACTCAAACAGAGCAAAAGCTGAGTGGAAAACTTTATCTCGTTGATTTAGCCGGTAGTGAAAAG GTTAGTAAAACTGGAGCTGAAGGTGCTGTGCTGGATGAAGCTAAGAACATTAACAAATCACTTTCTGCACTTGGAAATGTCATTTCTGCTTTGGCTGAGGGTAGT ACATATGTTCCATATCGAGACAGTAAAATGACAAGAATTCTTCAAGATTCATTAGGTGGCAACTGTAGAACCACTATTGTTATTTGCTGCTCTCCATCATCATATAATGAGTCTGAGACAAAATCTACACTTCTATTTGGTCAAAG GGCCAAAACAATTAAGAATACAGTTTGTGTCAATGTAGAGTTAACTGCAGAACAATGGAAAAAgaagtatgaaaaagaaaaagaaaaaaataagaccctGAGGAACACCATTCAGTGGCTTGAAAATGAACTCAACCGATGGCGTAATG GGGAAACAGTGCCTGTTGATGAACAGTTTGACAAAGAGAAAGCTAACTTGGAAGCTTTTGCAGTGGATAAGGATATAAATATTACCAATGATAAACCAGCAGCCACAATTGGAGTTACTGGAACTTTTACTGATGGTGAAAGAAGAAAGTGTGAAGAAGAAATTGCTAAATTGTATAAACAACTTGATGACAAG gaTGAAGAAATTAACCAACAGAGCCAACTTGTAGAAAAACTGAAGACACAAATGTTAGATCAGGAAGAG cTTTTGGCATCTACCAGAAGGGATCAAGACAATATGCAAGCAGAGCTGAATCGCCTTCAAGCAGAAAATGATGCCTCTaaggaagaagtaaaagaagTTTTACAGGCCTTAGAGGAACTTGCTGTCAATTATGATCAGAAGTCTCAGGAAGTTGAAGACAAAACTAAGGAATATGAACTACTAAGCGATGAATTGAATCAGAAATCG GCAACTTTAGCAAGTATAGATGCTGAGCTTCAGAAACTTAAGGAAATGACCAACCACCAGAAGAAACGAGCAGCTGAGATGATGGCATCTTTACTGAAAGACCTTGCAGAAATAGGAATTGCTGTGGGAAATAATGATGTAAAG CAACCTGAGGGAACTGGCATGATAGATGAAGAGTTCACTGTTGCAAGACTGTACATTAGCAAAATGAAGTCAGAAGTAAAAACAATGGTGAAACGCTGCAAACAATTAGAAAGCACACAAACTGAGagcaacaaaaaaatggaagaaaatgaaaaggagttAGCAGCATGCCAGCTTCGTATCTCTCAG CATGAAGCCAAAATTAAGTCATTGACTGAATACCTTCAAAATGTGGAGCAAAAGAAAAGACAGCTGGAAGAATCTGTTGATTGTCTCAGTGAAGAATTAGTCCAGCTCCGAGCACAAG AAAAAGTCCATGAGATGGAAAAAGAGCACTTAAATAAGGTTCAGACTGCAAATGAAGTTAAG CAAGCTGTTGAACAACAAATCCAGAGTCACAGAGAAACTCATCAAAAACAAATCAGTAGTTTGAGAGATGAAGTTGAGGCAAAGGAAAAACTTATAACTGATCTTCAAGA cCAAAACCAGAAAATGATGTTAGAGCAAGAACGTCTAAGAGTAGAACATGAGAAGCTGAAAGCTACAGATCAGGAAAAGAGCAGAAAATTACATGAACTTAC TGTTATGCAAGATAGGCGAGAACAAGCAAGACAAGACCTGAAGGGTTTGGAAGAGACTGTg GCAAAAGAACTTCAGACTTTACATAATCTGCGCAAGCTCTTTGTTCAGGACCTGGCTACCAGAGTTAAAAAG AGTGCTGAGATCGATTCTGATGACACCGGAGGCAGTGCTGCTCAAAAGCAAAAAATCTCCTTTCTTGAAAATAATCTTGAACAACTCACTAAAGTACACAAACAG TTGGTACGGGATAATGCAGATCTTCGCTGTGAACTTCCTAAATTAGAGAAGCGACTTAGAGCGACAGCCGAGAGAGTGAAAGCTTTGGAGTCAGCACTGAAAGAAGCCAAAGAAAATGCATCTCGTGATCGTAAACGTTATCAGCAAGAAGTAGATCGCATAAAGGAAGCAGTCAGGTCAAAGAATATGGCCAGAAGAGGGCATTCTGCACAGATTG CTAAACCTATTCGTCCT